In a single window of the Niabella ginsenosidivorans genome:
- a CDS encoding beta-ketoacyl-ACP synthase III translates to MNDVYINRTSHYFPNNPVSNDEMEEYLGYINGKPSKSRRIVLRNNAITNRYYALEKGGKITHTNAQLTAAAIKELFRNDPEGIRHIDVLSCGTSSPDQMMPSHGVMVHGWLPQLGSIEVVSPAGVCCAGMHALKYAYMAVKGGDAKTAIATGSERFSASLVANQFEDEAHKLEALEENPYISFDKEFLRWMLSDGASAFLISDKKNETGLSLKIEWMEGISYADHMEACMYMGAEKQEDGQLKSWLEFGHEEQNEKSILSIKQDVKLLSPNIVPLGGKILPELFERRGLNPDDITWYLPHMSSNFFKDKIYEEHIKLGHHIPYEKWFVNLSKVGNVGAASVYFMVDELFHSGQLKKGDKVFLLVPESSRFSYMYALLTAV, encoded by the coding sequence ATGAACGACGTTTATATTAACCGTACCTCGCATTATTTCCCAAACAACCCGGTATCCAATGATGAAATGGAAGAATACCTGGGCTATATCAATGGAAAACCCTCTAAATCCAGAAGAATTGTATTAAGGAACAATGCCATCACCAACCGGTATTACGCGCTGGAAAAAGGTGGTAAGATTACCCATACCAATGCCCAGCTGACAGCAGCAGCTATTAAAGAATTATTCAGAAACGATCCTGAAGGTATTCGTCATATAGATGTGCTTTCCTGCGGTACTTCATCGCCTGACCAGATGATGCCATCACATGGCGTAATGGTGCATGGCTGGTTACCGCAACTGGGCTCCATTGAAGTAGTATCGCCCGCGGGAGTTTGCTGCGCTGGTATGCATGCATTAAAATATGCGTACATGGCCGTAAAGGGCGGCGATGCAAAAACAGCTATAGCAACCGGTTCTGAGCGTTTTTCGGCCTCCCTTGTTGCCAACCAGTTTGAAGATGAAGCGCATAAGCTGGAAGCGCTGGAGGAAAATCCGTACATCAGCTTTGATAAAGAGTTTTTGCGCTGGATGCTTTCCGACGGGGCCTCGGCTTTTCTGATTTCTGATAAAAAAAATGAAACCGGCCTCAGCCTGAAGATTGAATGGATGGAGGGCATTTCCTATGCCGACCATATGGAAGCCTGTATGTACATGGGCGCTGAAAAGCAGGAAGACGGGCAACTGAAAAGCTGGCTGGAATTTGGCCATGAAGAGCAGAACGAAAAATCAATTTTAAGCATTAAACAGGATGTGAAACTATTAAGCCCGAATATTGTACCCCTGGGGGGGAAAATCCTGCCGGAGCTGTTTGAGCGCCGTGGCCTGAACCCTGATGACATTACCTGGTACCTGCCGCATATGAGCAGCAATTTCTTTAAGGATAAAATTTATGAGGAACATATAAAGCTGGGCCATCACATCCCTTATGAAAAATGGTTTGTAAACCTCAGCAAGGTAGGCAATGTGGGCGCGGCATCTGTTTACTTTATGGTAGATGAACTGTTTCATAGCGGCCAGCTGAAAAAAGGCGATAAAGTATTTTTGCTGGTGCCTGAAAGCTCAAGGTTCAGCTATATGTATGCCTTGCTGACGGCGGTATAA
- a CDS encoding type II toxin-antitoxin system RelE/ParE family toxin, protein MNYKVILLPSAVQDIIEAHEWYEEKTPGLGEKFQSEISKRINIIKQHPDRFPVRKKPYRECPINKYPYLIVYSFDESGKEVIISAVFHTKRNSKKKYKKS, encoded by the coding sequence ATGAACTATAAGGTCATTCTATTACCTTCCGCTGTTCAAGATATTATTGAAGCCCACGAATGGTATGAGGAAAAGACGCCTGGCCTTGGAGAAAAATTCCAATCCGAAATCTCAAAAAGGATCAATATTATCAAACAGCATCCTGACCGGTTTCCGGTGAGAAAAAAACCTTACCGGGAGTGCCCGATCAATAAATATCCATACCTTATTGTTTATAGTTTTGACGAATCCGGAAAAGAGGTTATTATATCCGCCGTTTTCCATACAAAACGAAATTCCAAAAAGAAATATAAGAAAAGCTGA
- a CDS encoding BtrH N-terminal domain-containing protein yields MELQHTNFKHLQAAHCENGVTTALLGHYGVHKLTEPLAFGIGSGLFYIQLPFMKVNGGPAISFRTMPGLIFKRTCNSLGIPVTRKKYRSHEKAMQELDERVLAGKPTACQVGVFYLTYFPKEYRFHFNAHNLIVVDKQGDNYVISDPIMEDLVTMTAYELERVRFAKGAFAPRGQMYYPGDQLKEATDEQLRKAIITGIKRNCRDMLHIPGPIGGTDGIAYTGRQIKKWKSKLGDQKARSYLAQLVRMQEEIGTGGGGFRFIYGAFLQQAHQYLQLDELFDISRQFTEAGDKWRDAAIQASGIYKGRLNTQADYDNMGDRLIEISGLEKQAFQQLKALIKKTG; encoded by the coding sequence TTGGAGCTTCAACATACAAACTTTAAACATTTACAGGCCGCACATTGCGAAAACGGTGTAACCACTGCATTGCTGGGCCACTATGGCGTGCATAAACTGACTGAGCCGCTGGCTTTTGGAATTGGTTCCGGACTGTTCTACATTCAATTGCCTTTTATGAAGGTGAATGGAGGCCCCGCTATTTCTTTCCGTACCATGCCAGGTCTGATCTTTAAACGCACCTGCAATTCTTTGGGCATACCTGTTACCCGTAAAAAATACCGTTCGCATGAAAAAGCCATGCAGGAGCTGGATGAGCGCGTTTTAGCAGGGAAGCCCACCGCCTGCCAGGTGGGTGTTTTTTACCTGACCTATTTCCCAAAAGAATACCGTTTCCATTTTAACGCGCACAACCTGATCGTTGTAGATAAGCAGGGCGATAATTATGTGATCAGCGACCCCATTATGGAAGACCTGGTTACCATGACAGCCTATGAACTGGAACGGGTACGTTTTGCCAAAGGCGCGTTTGCCCCCCGCGGCCAGATGTATTACCCAGGCGATCAACTGAAAGAGGCCACAGATGAACAATTACGCAAGGCGATCATTACAGGCATTAAACGGAATTGCCGTGATATGCTGCACATACCCGGCCCCATTGGGGGCACTGACGGAATTGCCTATACGGGCAGGCAGATTAAAAAATGGAAAAGCAAGCTGGGCGATCAGAAAGCCCGCAGTTACCTGGCGCAACTGGTGCGCATGCAGGAAGAGATCGGCACCGGCGGCGGCGGCTTCCGTTTTATTTACGGCGCTTTTTTACAACAGGCGCACCAATACCTGCAATTAGATGAGCTGTTTGATATTTCCCGGCAGTTTACAGAGGCGGGCGACAAATGGCGCGATGCAGCCATACAGGCATCCGGCATTTATAAAGGCAGGCTGAATACGCAAGCCGACTATGACAATATGGGCGACCGGCTGATTGAGATCTCCGGACTGGAAAAACAGGCATTTCAGCAGTTGAAGGCGCTTATTAAAAAGACAGGGTAG
- a CDS encoding TlpA family protein disulfide reductase: protein MKIPQKKILSNSIALLLFAFILAMLISPRFKAKIIAGLMNLGLFQPDVSDVRPQQGIPAGYPIHFSTSDGQHFTNESFRNKVVFINFWATWCPPCIAEMPAINDLYAKLKNNPNILFLLVNADKDPKKAAEFIKGKKFQMPVAVSQSTIPATWYKGTLPTTVVLDKNGNIVYRHEGTANYSSRQFREFLQGLLK, encoded by the coding sequence GTGAAAATCCCTCAAAAGAAAATACTGTCCAATAGCATTGCCCTGCTGCTGTTTGCGTTTATACTGGCTATGCTGATCAGTCCGCGCTTTAAGGCAAAAATTATTGCAGGGCTGATGAACCTTGGGCTGTTTCAACCGGATGTATCGGATGTAAGGCCGCAGCAGGGCATTCCGGCCGGCTACCCAATACATTTCAGCACTTCAGACGGTCAGCATTTTACAAATGAATCCTTCAGGAATAAAGTGGTCTTTATTAATTTCTGGGCCACCTGGTGCCCGCCCTGCATTGCAGAAATGCCTGCTATAAATGATCTTTACGCAAAGCTCAAAAATAACCCCAATATCCTTTTCCTTTTGGTAAATGCAGACAAGGACCCGAAAAAAGCAGCCGAATTTATAAAGGGAAAAAAATTTCAGATGCCTGTAGCTGTTTCCCAAAGTACCATTCCTGCTACGTGGTACAAAGGCACATTGCCCACTACAGTTGTGCTGGACAAAAACGGCAACATCGTTTACCGGCATGAGGGTACTGCCAACTATAGCAGCAGGCAATTCCGGGAGTTTCTGCAAGGGCTCCTGAAGTAA
- a CDS encoding LutB/LldF family L-lactate oxidation iron-sulfur protein has translation MSHTAYTFQKKSREKAFDREHRKVINFNIARYNAAVPGGQQQFANLNLARERAKNLKWKAIEVLDQTLENFEANISKRGAKVIWCTDARQANEAILEICRQKNCKTVVKSKSMVTEELHLNDHLAKHHIESVETDLGEYIQQLDGEPPYHIVTPAMHKSRQDIARLFAEKLGTDPNDSAEQLTLTARAKLREKYMQAEVGITGANFLIADIGGIAITENEGNARLSCSMPRTHIVVAGIEKVIPSMTDLALFWPLLSSFGTGQRITSYSTIVTGPRQEHEVDGPDEMYVILLDNGRTRMLANEKAREALYCIRCGACLNACPVYKNIGGHSYSTTYSGPIGSVITPHLKNMKEWKHLSHASSLCGNCTEVCAVKINLHELLLENRYEAVQDGYAPVVEKFSWKLWKAAMLKRGRMDLVNGNIKSTFMNLVAGAWTKNHSKLYFPKKSFNEQWQERRNKQQQTGSSLK, from the coding sequence ATGTCGCACACAGCATATACATTTCAGAAAAAAAGCAGGGAAAAGGCATTTGACAGGGAGCACCGCAAGGTCATCAATTTTAATATTGCCCGTTATAATGCCGCTGTTCCGGGAGGACAACAGCAGTTTGCGAACCTGAACCTGGCAAGGGAACGTGCAAAGAACCTGAAATGGAAAGCCATTGAAGTGCTGGATCAGACGCTGGAAAATTTTGAGGCCAATATCAGCAAACGCGGTGCAAAAGTGATCTGGTGCACCGATGCGCGGCAGGCCAATGAAGCGATCCTGGAGATCTGCCGGCAGAAGAACTGCAAAACCGTGGTAAAAAGCAAAAGCATGGTTACCGAGGAGCTACACCTGAACGATCACCTTGCAAAACATCATATTGAAAGTGTGGAAACGGATCTTGGTGAATATATTCAGCAGTTGGACGGTGAACCTCCTTATCATATTGTAACCCCGGCCATGCATAAAAGCCGCCAGGATATTGCCCGGCTTTTTGCCGAAAAGCTGGGCACGGATCCTAACGACAGCGCGGAACAGCTTACCTTAACCGCAAGAGCAAAACTGCGCGAAAAATATATGCAGGCGGAAGTAGGCATTACCGGCGCTAATTTCTTAATTGCGGATATTGGGGGGATTGCCATTACTGAAAATGAAGGTAATGCCCGCTTAAGCTGCTCTATGCCTAGAACACATATTGTAGTAGCGGGCATTGAAAAAGTGATCCCTTCCATGACCGACCTTGCGCTCTTCTGGCCGCTGCTCAGCAGCTTTGGAACCGGCCAGCGCATTACCTCCTACAGCACCATTGTTACCGGTCCGCGGCAGGAGCATGAGGTGGATGGTCCGGATGAAATGTATGTGATTTTGTTAGACAATGGCCGCACGAGGATGCTGGCCAATGAGAAAGCACGCGAAGCACTGTACTGCATCCGCTGCGGCGCCTGCCTCAATGCCTGCCCTGTTTATAAAAATATCGGCGGTCACTCCTACAGCACTACTTACAGCGGCCCTATTGGCTCAGTGATCACGCCGCATTTAAAAAATATGAAGGAGTGGAAGCACCTGAGCCATGCCTCCTCTCTCTGCGGGAATTGCACGGAAGTATGCGCGGTAAAGATCAACCTGCACGAATTGCTGCTGGAAAACCGCTATGAAGCTGTTCAGGATGGATACGCACCGGTAGTAGAAAAATTTTCCTGGAAGCTGTGGAAAGCTGCCATGCTGAAACGGGGCCGGATGGACCTGGTTAACGGCAATATAAAAAGCACCTTTATGAACCTGGTAGCCGGCGCCTGGACCAAAAATCACAGCAAGCTCTATTTCCCCAAAAAATCATTTAATGAGCAGTGGCAGGAACGGCGGAATAAACAACAACAAACTGGATCCTCGCTAAAATAA
- a CDS encoding polysaccharide deacetylase family protein, translating into MLIYSKHITPRLQYIVQFFSKELGVEEWQLTNDAVAFNNYPGAKINYSHTVFDAPCLSIIPQGLLEQTGIKQQNILVKRSSNIPVFFCNESLVGFDLFAASFYLLSRYEEYLPFEPDRYGRFPAVQSLAFKNGFLKKPLIHYWMELLKKELLRIFPAYAFRQSSFLFVPTYDIDMAWSYKHKGILRNGMNFLKEAISLQFAAFSRRFKVLTGREKDPFDQFGWLNHLHEQYHLNPYYFFLVAERTGKNDKNIPPAHPAMKSLIADHAIRYPVGLHPSWQSNKSSAILKKEKATLASITGAPVTTSRQHFLKLNLPGTYRNLLEAGIGFDCTMGYADENGFRASAATPFYWYDLEKETATSLLIFPFCFMEATSIFYKKETPAEALTDLRQLYNEVKQINGFFSMIWHNHSFSDEGVYAGWKAMYEQFIATNTLQDQLIDPLR; encoded by the coding sequence ATGCTGATCTACAGCAAACATATTACCCCCCGGCTGCAATATATTGTTCAGTTCTTTTCAAAAGAGCTGGGTGTTGAAGAATGGCAACTGACAAATGATGCTGTTGCATTTAATAATTACCCAGGCGCTAAAATCAATTACTCCCATACTGTTTTTGATGCGCCTTGTTTGTCAATTATCCCGCAGGGCCTGCTGGAACAGACCGGCATAAAACAACAAAATATTCTTGTAAAGAGAAGCAGCAACATCCCCGTTTTCTTTTGTAATGAAAGCCTGGTAGGGTTCGATCTTTTTGCAGCCAGCTTCTACTTGCTAAGCCGCTATGAAGAGTACCTGCCTTTTGAGCCGGACCGGTACGGGCGCTTTCCTGCAGTACAGTCCCTTGCGTTCAAAAACGGGTTTTTAAAAAAGCCACTGATCCATTACTGGATGGAACTATTAAAAAAAGAGCTGCTGCGCATCTTTCCGGCTTATGCCTTCCGCCAATCTTCGTTCTTATTTGTTCCTACCTATGATATTGATATGGCCTGGAGCTATAAGCATAAGGGCATTCTCAGAAACGGAATGAATTTTCTGAAAGAAGCCATCAGCCTTCAGTTTGCTGCCTTTAGCAGGCGCTTTAAAGTATTAACCGGAAGGGAAAAAGACCCGTTTGACCAGTTCGGATGGCTGAACCATTTGCATGAACAATATCATTTAAACCCTTATTATTTTTTCCTGGTAGCGGAGCGCACCGGCAAAAACGACAAAAATATTCCGCCCGCCCACCCGGCAATGAAATCGTTGATCGCTGACCATGCGATCCGCTACCCCGTTGGCCTGCACCCTTCCTGGCAAAGCAATAAAAGCAGCGCTATTCTAAAAAAAGAAAAAGCAACCCTAGCTTCTATAACGGGAGCGCCGGTCACTACATCGCGCCAGCATTTCTTAAAACTAAACCTGCCGGGCACTTACCGCAATCTGCTGGAAGCAGGCATTGGCTTTGACTGCACGATGGGCTATGCAGACGAAAACGGGTTCCGCGCTTCCGCGGCCACTCCCTTTTACTGGTACGACCTGGAAAAAGAAACAGCAACCTCGCTGCTTATCTTCCCGTTCTGCTTTATGGAAGCAACTTCCATTTTTTATAAAAAAGAAACCCCGGCTGAAGCCCTGACTGATCTTCGGCAACTTTATAACGAAGTAAAGCAGATCAACGGTTTCTTCAGCATGATCTGGCATAACCATTCTTTTTCTGATGAAGGCGTATATGCAGGATGGAAAGCTATGTATGAACAATTTATAGCGACCAATACGTTGCAGGACCAGCTTATTGATCCATTGCGTTAA
- a CDS encoding transposase — protein MFGDTVSGSIPVWQLAFLRTSLGCSLLLFLLEQSLNLWKVHQQQLLLIDKRIEGLLCNLEHGKQFITSEHKAKPIRHHKPMITGLHQKLLNIYGADASCIPGITDYTLLKLLGEVGADMSRFPTAKHFVSWCGLCPGHNQSGLKNRKSKMNNHSNAGQTFREIAQALLNSKYVATGAFIRKLKSRKNARIAIKAGARKIAEAFYNLLTKGTQYVEQGIAKYEQQLKQRKQNYLQKLALKHGLKIIEIQ, from the coding sequence ATGTTTGGGGATACTGTATCAGGCAGTATTCCCGTTTGGCAGCTTGCCTTTTTGAGAACCTCTTTGGGCTGTAGCCTGCTTTTGTTTCTATTAGAACAAAGCTTAAATCTTTGGAAGGTTCATCAGCAGCAACTGTTGCTTATTGATAAACGTATCGAAGGCTTGTTGTGTAATCTTGAGCATGGCAAACAGTTCATTACAAGTGAACACAAAGCCAAGCCAATACGGCATCACAAGCCCATGATAACCGGCCTGCATCAGAAATTACTAAATATTTATGGTGCAGATGCCAGTTGTATTCCTGGTATCACCGATTATACACTGCTGAAATTGTTGGGAGAAGTGGGAGCAGACATGAGCCGATTCCCAACGGCAAAACATTTTGTAAGTTGGTGTGGCCTTTGTCCGGGCCATAACCAAAGTGGTTTAAAAAACAGAAAATCGAAAATGAACAATCATTCTAATGCCGGTCAGACCTTCCGGGAAATAGCCCAGGCATTACTCAATAGTAAGTATGTGGCAACAGGAGCTTTTATCAGAAAACTTAAGAGCAGAAAGAATGCACGAATAGCGATCAAAGCAGGTGCCAGAAAAATAGCGGAAGCCTTTTATAACCTGCTGACAAAGGGAACGCAATACGTGGAACAGGGTATTGCAAAATATGAACAGCAATTAAAACAGCGTAAACAAAACTATTTACAAAAACTGGCTTTAAAACACGGATTAAAGATCATTGAAATACAATGA
- a CDS encoding RagB/SusD family nutrient uptake outer membrane protein, with the protein MKKIVCYTLIIFLLTKCSKVLDVPNLTGYDPSLVLSDSNVANAYIGNIYASVFGNWSVGADAQSEQLTGIPFPASAVTVTDAGPLTAIPGGGDGGANNDWTNNYKRIRLVNQGIINANAGGLTETVKNKLLGQFYFLRAYIYFGMVKTYGGVPYLKVPQDRYEDSLNIARNSTSECFDFIMQDLDSALALLPQHILPSTADWGRIDGNFALAFKAKVLLYKASPQFNPSNPWNNRYWNEAYTINKKAYDDLKNQGYQLVEDYAQIALSEKNSEVVFSVINQFPNKVAAWDNGARPGSLSRGPASTGPTWELVKAFPMKDGKLYNDPSGHYYSSDEQFLQKFWMNRDPRFEKSVLWNAKVFPVAGTASGYRQYTSVGIADALDNYGINPNSATKSENNNRYSGFFILKSCNLALTQAQVQQYDVDYNVMRFAEVMLNYAETANETGHTAEALDILKQIRQRAGIEPGNDGKYGIAAASREEVRKALMDERNIEFCFEGLRFSDLRRWRMFNVLDNKKKHGVEAIAINANGTEMPLTQARPLAQANELTEANFKYSILETPRSGVNVNTLPDSYYFAPIQQSVLAADSKLQQNKDWGGAFDPTLN; encoded by the coding sequence ATGAAAAAAATAGTATGCTATACGTTGATCATATTTTTACTAACAAAATGTTCAAAAGTACTGGATGTTCCTAATCTGACCGGTTATGATCCTTCTCTGGTTTTAAGTGATTCTAATGTGGCTAATGCGTACATCGGAAATATTTATGCCAGTGTTTTTGGTAACTGGAGCGTTGGAGCAGATGCTCAAAGCGAGCAGCTGACAGGGATTCCCTTTCCGGCCAGTGCTGTAACGGTTACCGATGCCGGACCACTCACTGCTATTCCGGGTGGCGGAGACGGAGGAGCTAATAATGACTGGACAAATAATTACAAACGTATAAGATTAGTAAATCAGGGTATTATTAATGCCAATGCCGGCGGGTTAACAGAGACCGTTAAAAACAAACTCCTGGGGCAGTTTTATTTTTTGAGAGCATATATTTATTTTGGAATGGTAAAAACCTACGGAGGTGTTCCCTATTTAAAAGTTCCGCAGGACAGGTATGAGGACAGCTTAAATATAGCCAGGAATTCCACCAGCGAATGTTTTGATTTTATTATGCAGGATCTGGATTCTGCTTTAGCGTTGCTGCCGCAGCACATCCTGCCATCAACGGCGGACTGGGGAAGAATTGACGGCAATTTTGCGCTTGCCTTTAAAGCAAAGGTATTGCTATATAAGGCGTCTCCGCAGTTCAACCCTTCCAATCCATGGAACAACCGCTACTGGAATGAGGCATATACCATTAATAAAAAAGCATATGATGACCTGAAGAATCAGGGGTATCAACTGGTGGAAGATTATGCACAGATCGCTCTTTCAGAAAAGAATTCAGAAGTAGTGTTTTCTGTGATCAATCAGTTTCCCAATAAGGTAGCGGCATGGGATAACGGGGCGCGGCCGGGTTCTTTAAGCAGGGGGCCGGCGTCTACCGGCCCAACCTGGGAACTGGTAAAGGCTTTTCCAATGAAAGACGGAAAGCTATATAATGATCCTTCCGGGCACTATTATAGCTCTGACGAACAGTTTCTTCAGAAATTCTGGATGAACCGCGACCCGCGGTTTGAAAAATCGGTTTTGTGGAATGCTAAAGTATTCCCGGTTGCGGGAACTGCTTCGGGCTACCGGCAATATACATCGGTTGGTATAGCAGATGCCCTCGATAATTATGGTATTAACCCAAACTCTGCTACAAAATCGGAAAATAATAACCGGTACTCAGGCTTCTTTATTTTAAAGAGTTGTAATCTTGCGCTTACACAGGCACAGGTGCAGCAGTATGATGTGGATTATAATGTAATGCGCTTTGCAGAAGTGATGTTAAATTATGCGGAAACAGCTAATGAAACAGGGCATACTGCTGAAGCATTGGATATTTTAAAGCAGATCCGCCAGCGGGCGGGTATAGAGCCCGGTAATGACGGAAAATATGGAATTGCAGCTGCTTCACGGGAGGAGGTACGGAAGGCGCTTATGGATGAAAGAAATATTGAGTTTTGTTTTGAAGGATTGAGGTTTTCAGATCTGCGGCGCTGGAGAATGTTTAACGTGCTTGATAATAAGAAAAAACACGGCGTTGAAGCAATAGCCATCAATGCAAACGGAACAGAAATGCCTTTAACACAGGCCCGTCCCCTGGCACAGGCAAACGAGTTAACAGAGGCAAACTTTAAGTACAGTATTCTGGAAACACCTCGTTCGGGTGTCAATGTAAATACGCTGCCGGATTCCTACTATTTTGCGCCTATACAACAAAGTGTACTTGCAGCAGATAGCAAACTGCAGCAAAATAAAGACTGGGGAGGTGCCTTTGACCCAACGCTGAATTAA